Proteins encoded within one genomic window of Hahella chejuensis KCTC 2396:
- a CDS encoding non-ribosomal peptide synthetase, translating to MQSIETKGQLKVAAAQRPEHGKYWRGLLAEPVEKSLFHPDRVKPSGALNQRYVHKLDADVRQRLHKLSGGKTATRQVVMLATLAELLRRYTGSDTACIGQPLQPEQSKLSDYLALRISVAANASFKQLLGAARDAMLAGLEFCDYPLTVLADEFGLEAEKGGNPFFDVALEALETLDASVSSQFQCRVMISHFVDVDCGEITVSYDDGLFDAESIQRITEHYEKLLQELLSAPDAEVAAASITTPADEALLQQVNATEREYRRDVRIETVFAEQAARTPDAMAVVCGQDHLTYTQLNDAVNALAAQLRAAGVAEDQLVAVAAERSTQMMVAILAILRAGGAYLPIDPGYPANRIQYVLENSGANVILTHRHLLQLDTSGYTVIDIDEKALGAEHAEAETVGGAENLAYAIYTSGSTGKPKGVLIEHHSVINRIAWMQNAYPLTVEDVILQKTPISFDVSVWELFWWFFTGSRVCMLEPGGEREPEKIVAAIEAHKVTTMHFVPSMLNAFLDYVESTQAVARLQSLRKVFTSGEALTLHQAERFKKLLHVANGTRLINLYGPTEATVDVTHLDCTAKPELDKVTIGSPIDNTQIHIVDKQLRRLPIGVPGELCIAGVGLARGYHALPEVTADRFVANPENASERWYRTGDLARWLGNGEIEYLGRLDHQVKVRGFRIELQEIDAVLRSHSAVRDAVTLVHRAAGLDKLVAYVTANGEPEPETLRQHVAGQVPAYMVPDMVIVLEQMPLSPNGKLDRKALPSPDSYLQTAEYTAPRNRTEEILADIWREVLQLPRVGVHDNFFAIGGNSIHFVTVLAKARKFDLEFTFQQLFANPTIATLAQAMEEEKGELQQHRFEAFELLGEQDRQRLPQGVDDAYPLSMLQAGLIFQNELTFGTAQYHDIISYIIESPINLEVFKRAADILVKRNPIFRTSYHLDGFDEYIQMVHTDVEAPLYCHDLRGMSEAEQEQWHQNWLAEEKAYRFEWNQPGLVRLHVHVLRDNMFRYVLSQHNSALDGWSITLVHTQLFRIYNRLLQGGTFDEPQVDNHIRNYIGLEAQSLQSASDRAFWENMLDGATYTRLPKLDVAQPVSELSVLFHEVDISKQLSDRIIALADQLAVPVKTLLMAAHLKFLSVVSGDADVMTGYEHSGRPEAEDATKAIGLFLNTVPFRVDVDAESWAGLIKRVYQAEAALLPHRRYPMARMKQDIGTQEPLFDTAFNYTHFYLLKELQEMPEFNLLDVRANSETEFAIRAEFCRHFFTDDVKLSLHYHEHAFTAEQVENFAQYYLTIFESMTRNPDADLRKLPILTQQELAAIAEQGAKVPVNLAQRSELKSTDTGVYLLGESGRFIPVGAIGDLYFVNAEADRLETDVNPVLNGLGLRPTELKGRYVQDGGVEVVNGISALKFRKPALQPGKTIETATEQQAPLDTVEARIAAAWAQALKIPQENIGRNDNFFDLGGNSLAAMKVTILLEGLISLVDLMRNSTLAPLADVARKKMPADEADMLVALTPDRSSTPVTLVCFPYAGGNAINFKPFAERLAEMNAEMQVFAVEPPGHNLSDTGEALLSVEELAKKVVAEISANISGDVFIWGHCVGSAAALATAALLQESGRVAGVFIGGKLLPDAERSRSLADELEAMPLQDVGEWLVTQTGYGDLNALSEPQLAQLVKAFRHDACGANRYLADLTENGTPMSLPLTMVAAQDDPLTPQYREQYLGWSKVCESVALVELTEGGHYFCRTKPAETAAAVSELMRLSK from the coding sequence ATGCAGTCTATCGAAACCAAAGGACAATTGAAGGTTGCGGCGGCGCAGCGGCCGGAGCACGGTAAATACTGGCGCGGCCTGTTGGCGGAGCCGGTGGAGAAAAGCCTGTTTCATCCCGATAGGGTGAAGCCGTCGGGGGCGTTGAATCAGCGTTATGTGCATAAGCTGGACGCCGACGTGAGACAGCGTCTGCATAAGTTAAGCGGCGGCAAAACCGCCACCCGTCAGGTGGTCATGCTGGCGACGCTGGCGGAATTGCTGCGTCGCTATACCGGCTCCGACACGGCCTGTATCGGGCAGCCGTTGCAACCGGAGCAGAGCAAGCTGTCCGACTATTTGGCGCTGCGCATTAGCGTGGCGGCGAACGCAAGCTTCAAGCAACTACTGGGCGCGGCCCGTGACGCCATGCTGGCCGGCTTGGAATTCTGCGACTATCCGTTGACGGTGCTGGCGGACGAATTTGGTCTGGAAGCGGAGAAGGGCGGCAATCCCTTTTTCGATGTGGCGTTGGAAGCGCTTGAGACGCTAGACGCTTCGGTATCCAGTCAATTTCAGTGCCGGGTTATGATCAGTCATTTTGTCGATGTCGACTGTGGCGAAATCACGGTTTCCTACGACGACGGCCTGTTCGACGCAGAGAGCATTCAGCGCATCACCGAGCACTATGAGAAGTTGCTGCAAGAGCTATTAAGCGCGCCTGACGCAGAGGTCGCGGCGGCGTCCATCACGACGCCTGCGGATGAGGCGTTGCTGCAGCAGGTCAATGCGACCGAGCGGGAATATCGCCGGGACGTCAGAATCGAAACGGTTTTTGCGGAACAGGCGGCGCGGACGCCGGATGCGATGGCGGTCGTCTGTGGTCAGGATCATCTGACCTATACGCAGCTAAATGACGCAGTGAACGCCCTGGCGGCGCAGCTGCGCGCGGCCGGCGTGGCGGAAGATCAGCTGGTGGCGGTGGCGGCCGAACGCTCGACGCAGATGATGGTGGCGATTTTGGCGATTTTGCGAGCCGGCGGCGCGTATTTGCCGATAGATCCGGGTTATCCCGCCAACCGGATTCAATATGTGCTGGAAAACAGCGGCGCCAATGTGATTCTGACTCACCGTCATCTTCTGCAGTTGGATACATCTGGCTATACCGTTATCGATATTGACGAGAAAGCGTTGGGTGCAGAGCATGCGGAGGCTGAAACGGTTGGCGGCGCGGAAAATCTCGCCTACGCCATTTACACCTCAGGCTCTACCGGTAAACCCAAGGGCGTTTTAATCGAGCATCACTCCGTCATCAACCGGATCGCCTGGATGCAGAACGCCTATCCGCTAACGGTGGAGGACGTCATCCTGCAGAAAACGCCGATTTCATTCGATGTGTCCGTGTGGGAATTGTTCTGGTGGTTCTTTACCGGCTCCCGTGTCTGCATGCTGGAACCCGGCGGCGAGCGCGAACCGGAGAAAATTGTGGCGGCCATTGAGGCGCATAAGGTGACGACCATGCACTTTGTGCCGTCCATGCTGAACGCCTTCCTGGACTATGTGGAGTCCACTCAGGCGGTCGCCCGTTTGCAGTCGCTGCGCAAAGTATTTACCTCTGGCGAAGCGTTGACCCTGCATCAGGCGGAGCGTTTCAAAAAGCTGCTGCACGTCGCTAATGGAACCCGTCTGATCAACCTGTATGGGCCGACTGAGGCGACGGTGGATGTCACCCATCTTGACTGCACCGCCAAACCCGAACTGGACAAGGTCACGATCGGAAGTCCTATCGACAACACGCAGATTCATATCGTGGACAAGCAGTTGCGCCGTCTGCCTATTGGCGTTCCCGGAGAGCTTTGCATCGCCGGCGTCGGATTGGCGAGGGGATACCATGCGCTGCCGGAAGTGACGGCGGATCGCTTTGTCGCAAATCCTGAAAACGCCTCTGAACGCTGGTATAGAACCGGCGACCTGGCGCGCTGGCTCGGCAACGGCGAAATCGAGTATCTGGGACGTCTGGATCACCAGGTCAAAGTGCGCGGTTTTCGTATTGAGTTGCAGGAAATTGATGCGGTATTGCGGTCCCATTCAGCGGTGCGCGACGCCGTCACCCTGGTGCATCGCGCCGCCGGTCTGGACAAGCTGGTCGCCTATGTGACCGCCAACGGCGAGCCGGAGCCTGAGACCCTGCGTCAGCATGTGGCGGGGCAGGTTCCGGCGTACATGGTTCCGGATATGGTCATCGTGCTGGAGCAAATGCCGCTGTCGCCGAACGGCAAGCTGGATCGCAAAGCGCTGCCGTCTCCGGACAGCTATTTGCAAACTGCTGAATATACCGCGCCCCGTAACCGCACCGAGGAAATTCTGGCGGACATCTGGCGTGAGGTCTTACAGTTGCCCCGGGTTGGCGTGCACGATAACTTTTTTGCGATTGGCGGCAACTCCATTCACTTTGTCACCGTTCTCGCCAAAGCCAGAAAATTCGATCTGGAGTTCACTTTCCAGCAACTGTTCGCCAATCCCACAATCGCGACCTTGGCGCAGGCGATGGAAGAGGAAAAAGGCGAGCTTCAGCAGCACCGCTTTGAGGCGTTTGAGCTGCTGGGCGAGCAGGACCGTCAGCGTCTGCCGCAAGGCGTTGATGACGCTTATCCGCTGTCCATGTTGCAGGCGGGATTGATATTCCAGAACGAACTGACTTTCGGTACGGCGCAATATCACGACATTATCAGCTACATCATCGAGAGCCCGATCAATCTGGAGGTGTTCAAGCGCGCGGCGGATATTCTGGTCAAGCGCAATCCGATCTTCCGCACCAGTTATCACCTGGATGGCTTCGACGAGTACATCCAGATGGTGCATACGGACGTGGAGGCGCCGTTGTACTGTCACGACCTGCGGGGAATGAGCGAAGCAGAGCAGGAGCAGTGGCATCAGAACTGGCTGGCGGAAGAGAAAGCGTACCGTTTCGAATGGAATCAGCCCGGCCTGGTGCGCCTGCATGTGCATGTCCTGCGCGACAACATGTTCCGTTATGTGCTCAGTCAGCACAACTCCGCCCTCGACGGCTGGAGCATCACCCTGGTGCATACGCAATTATTCCGCATCTACAACAGGCTGCTGCAGGGCGGAACTTTTGACGAGCCGCAGGTGGACAATCACATCCGCAACTACATCGGTCTGGAAGCCCAGTCGTTGCAGTCCGCCAGTGATCGCGCATTCTGGGAGAACATGCTGGACGGCGCGACTTATACCCGCCTTCCTAAACTGGATGTCGCGCAGCCCGTGTCGGAATTGTCCGTGCTGTTCCACGAGGTGGACATCAGCAAGCAGCTGTCTGACCGAATCATTGCGCTGGCGGATCAATTAGCCGTTCCGGTCAAAACCCTGTTGATGGCGGCGCACCTTAAATTCCTGAGCGTGGTGTCCGGCGATGCGGACGTCATGACCGGCTACGAACACAGCGGCCGCCCGGAAGCGGAAGACGCCACCAAGGCGATCGGGCTTTTCCTCAACACCGTGCCGTTCCGGGTGGATGTCGACGCGGAATCCTGGGCCGGGCTGATCAAGCGCGTGTATCAGGCGGAAGCGGCGTTATTGCCGCACCGTCGCTATCCCATGGCGCGTATGAAGCAGGATATCGGCACGCAGGAGCCGCTGTTCGACACCGCTTTCAACTACACCCATTTCTATCTGTTGAAAGAGCTCCAGGAAATGCCGGAGTTCAACCTGCTGGACGTGCGTGCGAACTCGGAGACGGAGTTCGCGATTCGGGCTGAGTTCTGCCGTCACTTCTTCACTGACGATGTGAAGCTCAGTCTGCACTATCACGAGCACGCGTTCACGGCGGAGCAGGTGGAGAACTTCGCGCAGTACTACCTTACGATCTTCGAAAGTATGACCCGGAACCCGGACGCAGACCTCAGAAAACTGCCCATTCTGACGCAACAGGAACTGGCCGCTATCGCAGAGCAGGGCGCTAAAGTTCCGGTGAATCTGGCGCAGCGTTCAGAACTGAAAAGTACGGATACCGGCGTTTATCTCCTGGGAGAATCCGGGCGTTTTATCCCTGTGGGCGCCATCGGAGACCTGTACTTTGTCAACGCTGAGGCGGACAGACTGGAGACTGATGTTAACCCGGTCCTGAACGGCCTGGGATTACGACCCACTGAACTGAAGGGGCGCTATGTGCAGGATGGCGGCGTTGAGGTTGTTAACGGGATATCTGCGCTGAAGTTCCGCAAGCCTGCGTTGCAGCCGGGCAAAACCATCGAGACTGCGACGGAACAACAGGCGCCCCTGGACACGGTAGAGGCGCGCATCGCAGCGGCCTGGGCGCAGGCGCTCAAGATTCCCCAGGAGAATATTGGACGCAACGATAACTTCTTTGACCTGGGCGGCAACTCTCTGGCGGCGATGAAAGTCACCATTCTGCTGGAAGGGCTGATTTCCCTGGTGGATCTGATGCGCAACTCCACTCTGGCGCCGCTGGCGGATGTGGCCAGAAAGAAAATGCCCGCCGACGAGGCTGACATGCTGGTGGCGCTGACTCCTGATCGGAGCTCGACGCCGGTCACGCTGGTGTGTTTCCCCTATGCGGGCGGCAACGCCATTAACTTCAAGCCATTCGCCGAACGTCTTGCGGAGATGAACGCCGAGATGCAGGTTTTCGCGGTGGAGCCTCCAGGGCATAACCTGAGCGATACCGGCGAAGCGCTGTTGTCCGTCGAGGAGCTGGCGAAGAAGGTGGTAGCGGAAATCAGCGCCAACATCAGCGGCGACGTCTTCATCTGGGGACATTGCGTCGGCAGCGCCGCCGCCCTGGCCACCGCCGCTCTGCTGCAGGAAAGCGGCCGCGTCGCAGGCGTATTTATCGGCGGTAAGCTACTGCCGGACGCGGAGCGCTCCCGAAGCCTTGCGGATGAACTGGAGGCCATGCCGCTGCAGGACGTGGGTGAGTGGCTGGTGACACAGACGGGCTACGGCGATCTGAATGCATTGTCCGAGCCGCAACTGGCGCAGCTGGTGAAAGCCTTCCGTCACGACGCCTGCGGCGCCAACCGTTACCTTGCTGATCTAACAGAAAACGGGACGCCTATGTCATTGCCTCTGACCATGGTGGCGGCGCAAGACGACCCCCTGACGCCACAGTATCGGGAGCAATACCTGGGATGGAGCAAGGTGTGCGAGTCAGTCGCGTTGGTGGAACTGACTGAGGGCGGCCATTACTTCTGCCGGACCAAACCGGCGGAAACCGCCGCAGCGGTCAGCGAGCTGATGCGACTGTCCAAATGA
- a CDS encoding ATP-grasp domain-containing protein, with product MKLAILPLPFNLDVAQSILSQAGNCAHEFVFIDMQERIDRIPASWWPQNAKAVACSPSDVDGVIKLVEAEACTQVISTAEAGLTIAAKVRKHFGFAGHSEDVELFSIDKSLMRDTLVEKGLSSVQSFRTTVAELAEALLSVDFPVVVKPVRLGGSICVQLLSSYPEVEGYLERVRNHPYGGDKTELTVESYIGGKEFSVEGQVFDGQVYYYGLTEKRTTDAPYFVETGHTFYTRHPHLETFADYFQQVFEELSMRNCPFHVEFKVDGDKIEIIELHSRFGGDFITDLIYFSTGAEVFADQFNFLADKTVPAPIKTQDRLVSIEFVMAQEGELQAFAFPTQFESCVNVLKQKQDARIGDKIKSSTGFYDRIGWMIFESDSPQSRDEHLKLFTPVVTVG from the coding sequence ATGAAACTGGCCATATTGCCATTGCCGTTTAATCTGGACGTAGCGCAGTCCATTCTCAGCCAAGCGGGAAACTGCGCGCACGAGTTTGTGTTTATCGACATGCAGGAGCGGATTGATCGCATTCCCGCTTCCTGGTGGCCGCAAAACGCCAAAGCTGTGGCGTGCTCTCCCTCTGATGTGGACGGCGTGATCAAGCTGGTGGAGGCGGAAGCCTGTACACAGGTTATCTCCACCGCTGAAGCCGGACTGACCATCGCCGCCAAGGTGCGCAAGCACTTCGGCTTTGCAGGGCATAGCGAAGACGTGGAGCTGTTCAGCATTGATAAAAGCCTGATGCGCGACACCCTGGTGGAAAAGGGGCTGTCCTCGGTTCAGTCGTTCAGAACAACGGTTGCTGAACTAGCGGAAGCATTGCTCTCCGTCGACTTTCCGGTGGTCGTTAAACCTGTGCGCCTGGGAGGAAGCATTTGTGTGCAACTGTTGTCTTCCTATCCGGAAGTGGAAGGTTATCTGGAGCGCGTTCGCAACCATCCCTATGGCGGCGATAAAACCGAGCTTACCGTGGAAAGCTATATCGGCGGTAAAGAGTTCAGCGTGGAAGGGCAGGTCTTTGATGGCCAGGTTTACTATTACGGTTTGACGGAAAAGCGTACGACGGATGCCCCGTATTTTGTCGAAACCGGCCACACTTTCTACACTCGCCATCCCCACCTGGAAACGTTCGCTGATTATTTCCAGCAGGTGTTTGAGGAGCTGAGCATGCGCAACTGTCCCTTCCATGTTGAGTTCAAAGTGGACGGCGACAAAATAGAAATCATAGAGCTGCACTCTCGCTTCGGCGGTGACTTTATTACCGATCTGATCTATTTCAGCACGGGGGCGGAAGTGTTTGCGGATCAGTTTAATTTCCTCGCGGATAAAACCGTTCCGGCTCCGATCAAGACCCAGGATCGTCTGGTCAGCATAGAATTTGTGATGGCGCAGGAAGGTGAGCTGCAGGCCTTCGCATTTCCGACTCAATTCGAAAGCTGCGTGAACGTGCTTAAGCAAAAGCAAGACGCCCGTATCGGCGACAAGATCAAGTCCAGTACGGGATTCTACGATCGCATCGGCTGGATGATCTTTGAGTCCGACAGTCCGCAAAGCCGGGACGAGCACCTGAAGCTGTTCACCCCTGTCGTGACCGTAGGTTGA
- a CDS encoding AzlC family ABC transporter permease, with protein sequence MESVAAKPDDSSGQPLNSELRQKHFLDGVKAMSPFILSAIPMAMIAGALGVTSGLTGLQTLLLAMLANSGTIQFVVYMMLQESASWTVVLLTVLTLSLRMMIYSIVLRDKVNDISPGWKLVMGFGLIDALFFIFVEKFKDKDAPVTARQWFYLGGSFSIYAAWTAATVVGILVGAALLEWAGSGVDFPMTALFVAMLASCLVDRKAYCIVSVAGLTAMLAHHAPYGLGTILGTVAGVAAGVLYGRWVPEKNAEVVVEEVKES encoded by the coding sequence ATGGAAAGTGTGGCCGCAAAACCGGATGACAGCTCCGGACAGCCATTAAACTCGGAATTAAGACAAAAGCACTTCCTGGACGGCGTGAAAGCCATGTCCCCGTTTATTCTCTCCGCCATCCCGATGGCGATGATCGCCGGGGCGCTGGGGGTCACCAGTGGACTGACCGGTTTGCAGACGTTGCTGCTGGCGATGCTGGCGAACTCGGGAACCATTCAGTTTGTCGTCTACATGATGCTGCAGGAGTCTGCGAGCTGGACCGTGGTTCTGCTGACGGTGCTTACGTTGAGTCTGCGCATGATGATTTACAGCATCGTGCTGCGGGACAAAGTCAATGATATCTCCCCCGGGTGGAAACTGGTGATGGGGTTTGGCCTGATCGATGCGCTGTTCTTTATCTTCGTGGAAAAATTCAAAGACAAAGACGCGCCGGTGACGGCTCGCCAGTGGTTTTATTTGGGCGGATCGTTTTCCATTTATGCTGCCTGGACCGCCGCCACGGTGGTCGGCATTCTGGTCGGCGCCGCGCTGCTTGAGTGGGCGGGCTCCGGCGTTGACTTCCCCATGACCGCTCTGTTTGTCGCCATGCTGGCCTCCTGCCTGGTGGATAGAAAAGCCTACTGTATCGTCTCGGTCGCAGGCCTGACGGCGATGCTGGCGCATCATGCGCCATACGGATTGGGAACCATTCTGGGGACGGTTGCAGGCGTCGCCGCCGGCGTGTTGTACGGTCGATGGGTTCCGGAGAAAAACGCGGAAGTGGTTGTGGAAGAGGTTAAGGAAAGCTGA
- a CDS encoding AzlD domain-containing protein, whose protein sequence is MDTYILIALIAVCAFLPRYLPWVAWAGKPLPPKVENILRMTPAAVIAALVAPAVVFVEKEVSMSLLTHPYFLASVATFALMLFTKRLILSSSLGVAVFVLLKML, encoded by the coding sequence ATGGATACCTATATTCTGATTGCATTGATCGCAGTATGCGCGTTTTTGCCCCGTTATCTGCCCTGGGTGGCCTGGGCAGGGAAACCGCTGCCCCCCAAAGTGGAGAACATTCTGCGCATGACGCCGGCGGCGGTGATCGCGGCGCTTGTGGCGCCGGCGGTAGTCTTCGTGGAGAAAGAGGTGTCGATGAGTCTGCTGACGCACCCCTATTTTTTAGCGTCAGTGGCCACATTTGCGCTCATGTTGTTTACTAAACGGCTTATACTGTCCAGCTCGTTGGGCGTGGCCGTTTTTGTGCTTCTGAAAATGTTATAA
- a CDS encoding carbon-nitrogen hydrolase family protein yields the protein MTDRRVQFIKEFMMQGDFKIAAAQFGPVRGDVEENTRRHLQLIAAAVAEGANVVIFPELSLTGYEPDLARELAFTDADSRWAPFQAVAREQGVTLMVGAPVRMEEGEPQVGLFVISPETPVFHYSKMHLHPGEDQHFAPGAGEKVFELQGVALGLAICADTGVATHARNTAAAGAAAYLSSVLITAGGYDEDTAKLQDYAQTHGMCVIMANFSGPSGGWEPIGKSAVWSPGGDLLAQGPQTGDALVIGVKTEAGWSGLVKSI from the coding sequence ATGACTGACAGGCGCGTGCAATTTATCAAGGAATTTATGATGCAAGGCGATTTCAAAATAGCCGCGGCTCAGTTTGGCCCGGTGCGAGGAGATGTTGAGGAAAATACGCGGAGGCATCTGCAATTGATTGCAGCGGCGGTTGCGGAAGGCGCCAATGTGGTCATTTTTCCTGAGCTTTCTCTAACGGGATATGAGCCGGATCTGGCGAGGGAGTTGGCGTTTACTGACGCAGACTCGCGTTGGGCGCCTTTTCAGGCGGTGGCGCGGGAGCAGGGCGTAACGCTAATGGTCGGCGCCCCGGTCAGAATGGAAGAAGGCGAACCGCAAGTGGGACTGTTTGTCATCAGCCCGGAAACGCCGGTGTTTCACTACAGCAAAATGCATTTACATCCAGGAGAGGATCAGCACTTTGCGCCGGGAGCGGGCGAAAAGGTGTTTGAGCTTCAAGGCGTTGCATTGGGTCTGGCCATTTGTGCGGATACCGGCGTCGCCACCCATGCGCGCAACACGGCCGCCGCCGGCGCCGCCGCTTATTTGAGCTCGGTGTTGATTACCGCTGGCGGCTATGACGAAGACACCGCCAAGTTGCAGGATTACGCACAGACCCACGGCATGTGCGTGATCATGGCCAACTTCAGCGGCCCCTCCGGCGGCTGGGAGCCAATCGGCAAAAGCGCGGTATGGAGCCCAGGCGGCGACCTGTTGGCCCAGGGACCGCAAACCGGCGATGCGCTGGTTATCGGCGTTAAAACCGAGGCGGGCTGGTCTGGCTTGGTTAAGAGTATTTGA
- a CDS encoding CDP-archaeol synthase: MLELRVLLLLLIANGAPVFARFLMGDRGGLPIDSGARFKDGRPLLGPGKTWRGLIAAVLISALAAPLLGFSILTGCAIALLAMLGDLITSFCKRRFNLTPSSRAPFLDQFLETVLPLAAYQDALGLSLIQIAVIFAGFVLVNWGISPLLFRLGVRKKPY; the protein is encoded by the coding sequence ATGCTTGAACTGAGAGTATTACTGCTCTTACTGATTGCTAATGGAGCCCCGGTGTTCGCCCGCTTTCTAATGGGCGATCGAGGCGGCCTTCCCATTGATTCCGGCGCCCGTTTCAAGGATGGCCGTCCCCTGCTCGGCCCTGGGAAAACCTGGCGCGGCCTCATCGCCGCCGTTCTTATCAGCGCCTTGGCCGCGCCCTTGCTGGGCTTTTCCATACTGACCGGCTGCGCCATCGCCCTGCTGGCCATGCTGGGCGACCTCATCACCAGTTTCTGCAAACGCCGCTTCAATCTGACGCCCAGCAGTCGCGCGCCGTTTCTGGATCAATTTCTGGAAACCGTATTGCCCCTGGCCGCGTATCAGGACGCCCTTGGACTGTCGCTGATACAGATTGCCGTGATCTTTGCAGGGTTTGTACTCGTTAACTGGGGGATTTCTCCCCTGCTGTTTCGCCTGGGCGTACGCAAGAAGCCCTATTGA
- a CDS encoding ABC transporter ATP-binding protein: MQWRVFKRLLAASASWKKLWMGGCAILLLATAMDVLGPYLIKHFIDDYLSHGRYMDAGSVQLFVIYVASLLIGSLAHYGAPLIFSRIALQVVEKLRKDVFQSVLSRPVSYFDKSATGALVSRLSNDTEAVKELFLNVIANFITNVVLVTGIFIMMAVLDFRLMLVCLALMPLVVGAMVMYQRLSTPMFQRVRALLSDINAQLHESLNGMPIIQLLNQQKRFNERFRGTVQEHFRWRVKNVKLDGLMLRALIDMFSMATLASIVYFFGRQSLEDVVEIGVLYAFISYLGRFVEPLIELTQRLNIMQQSLVAGQRVFELLDTEPERFDGVNQITDGRITLRNVSFSYNGETQVLQDVSLDIPAGGMLGVVGRTGSGKSTLMQLLIRFYPVTKGDILIDNHPLNTLSATSLRQDVCLVEQEPFLFQGTLADNLRLDRDYSEQEMTEALAKAGLKSMLQRLPQGLATPLGERGGRLSNGERHLVALARALLRKPKVLILDEATATVDSESEARVQQAVNRLHGEVTLIVIAHRLSTIRHADKIIVLHHGKLVEEGDHRQLMSLEGLYQHLYSIQTAHLLAD; this comes from the coding sequence ATGCAGTGGCGGGTGTTTAAACGGTTGTTAGCCGCCAGCGCGAGCTGGAAGAAATTATGGATGGGCGGCTGCGCCATTCTGTTGCTGGCGACAGCAATGGATGTCCTGGGGCCTTACCTGATCAAGCATTTTATCGACGACTACCTGTCGCACGGCCGCTATATGGACGCCGGCTCGGTGCAACTGTTCGTCATATATGTAGCGTCGTTGCTGATAGGGTCTCTCGCGCATTACGGCGCGCCGCTGATTTTCAGCCGCATCGCCCTGCAAGTAGTGGAGAAGCTGCGCAAAGACGTGTTTCAAAGCGTGCTGTCGCGTCCAGTGTCCTATTTCGACAAAAGCGCCACTGGCGCGCTGGTGTCGCGCCTGAGCAACGACACCGAGGCCGTAAAAGAGCTGTTCCTGAATGTGATCGCCAACTTCATCACCAACGTGGTGCTGGTCACCGGCATTTTCATCATGATGGCGGTGCTCGACTTCCGCCTCATGCTGGTATGTCTGGCGTTGATGCCTTTGGTGGTCGGCGCCATGGTGATGTATCAGCGCCTTAGTACGCCCATGTTCCAGCGGGTGCGCGCATTGCTCAGCGACATCAACGCGCAGTTGCACGAATCGCTTAACGGCATGCCGATCATTCAATTGCTGAATCAGCAAAAGCGTTTCAACGAACGCTTTCGCGGCACAGTGCAGGAGCACTTTCGCTGGCGGGTGAAGAATGTGAAGCTGGACGGTCTCATGCTGCGCGCCCTGATCGACATGTTTTCCATGGCGACCCTGGCGTCCATCGTGTACTTCTTCGGCAGGCAGTCTCTGGAAGACGTGGTGGAGATTGGCGTACTGTACGCCTTCATCAGCTATCTGGGCCGCTTCGTCGAACCGCTGATCGAACTGACCCAGCGCCTCAACATCATGCAGCAATCCCTGGTGGCGGGACAGCGGGTGTTCGAGCTGCTGGATACAGAGCCTGAGCGTTTCGATGGCGTCAACCAGATCACCGACGGCCGCATCACCCTGCGCAATGTCAGTTTCAGCTATAACGGAGAAACCCAGGTATTGCAGGATGTGTCTCTGGATATTCCCGCCGGCGGTATGCTCGGCGTGGTCGGACGCACCGGCAGCGGCAAAAGTACGCTGATGCAATTGCTGATTCGGTTTTACCCGGTCACAAAAGGCGACATTCTGATCGACAACCACCCCCTCAACACCCTCTCCGCGACCAGTCTGCGTCAGGATGTGTGTCTGGTGGAACAGGAGCCGTTTCTGTTTCAGGGCACGCTGGCGGACAACCTGCGTCTGGATCGCGACTATAGCGAGCAGGAAATGACGGAAGCCCTGGCCAAAGCCGGTCTCAAAAGCATGCTGCAGCGTCTGCCGCAAGGGCTGGCCACGCCTCTGGGGGAGCGCGGCGGCAGATTGTCCAACGGCGAACGTCACTTGGTGGCGCTGGCGCGGGCGTTACTGCGCAAGCCCAAAGTATTGATTCTCGACGAAGCCACCGCCACGGTGGACAGCGAAAGCGAAGCGCGGGTGCAGCAAGCGGTTAACCGGCTGCACGGAGAGGTGACGCTGATTGTCATCGCACACCGTCTTTCCACCATCCGCCACGCCGACAAGATCATCGTATTGCATCACGGCAAGCTGGTGGAGGAAGGCGATCATCGTCAGCTCATGTCGCTGGAGGGGCTCTACCAGCACCTGTACAGCATACAAACGGCGCACCTGCTCGCCGACTGA